Proteins encoded within one genomic window of Salipaludibacillus agaradhaerens:
- a CDS encoding helix-turn-helix domain-containing protein: protein MIGERVKKYRKESGMSLTELAEKAGVAKSYLSAIERNIQTNPSIQFLEKIANVLNIKMDLLLHDDVTDDKQMDAEWQSLVKEAMESGVSKDEFKEFLEFNKWKIQQK from the coding sequence ATGATTGGTGAAAGAGTTAAAAAATATAGAAAAGAATCTGGTATGTCACTAACCGAATTAGCGGAAAAAGCAGGGGTAGCGAAATCCTATTTAAGTGCTATAGAGAGAAACATTCAAACGAATCCATCCATTCAGTTTCTAGAAAAAATCGCTAATGTACTTAACATAAAAATGGATCTTTTATTGCATGATGATGTTACAGACGACAAACAAATGGATGCAGAATGGCAATCTCTCGTGAAAGAAGCAATGGAATCAGGCGTATCCAAAGATGAATTTAAAGAGTTTTTAGAATTTAACAAATGGAAGATACAACAAAAATAA
- a CDS encoding metal ABC transporter ATP-binding protein has protein sequence MKNTFAVEINNVSFAYRHQNVLEEVNLSIPQGSFLGLVGPNGSGKSTLIKCLLGLLTPDTGSIYLYGQPVKKFNDWSNVGFVSQKANSFNSGFPATVFEVVSMGLFGKVGLFRFLTKKHKEKVREAIGQVGMEEFMNENIGQLSGGQQQRVFIARALVSDPTLLILDEPTVGVDANSVANFYTMLKELNEKRHMTLILVTHDIGAMSEYVTDVACLNKCLHFHGNKKVFEENKEAMITAMYGHEVNLLEHNHDHTHHDHDHDHDDVRSQEL, from the coding sequence ATGAAAAATACGTTTGCAGTTGAAATTAATAATGTGTCCTTTGCGTATCGGCACCAAAATGTTTTAGAAGAGGTTAACTTAAGTATTCCTCAAGGGTCTTTTTTAGGTTTAGTTGGACCAAATGGCTCGGGAAAATCAACATTGATCAAATGCCTGTTAGGTCTATTAACGCCAGATACAGGTAGTATTTATTTATACGGTCAGCCAGTGAAGAAATTTAATGACTGGAGTAACGTTGGATTTGTATCACAAAAAGCGAATAGCTTCAACAGTGGATTTCCAGCAACTGTATTTGAAGTAGTGTCTATGGGACTCTTTGGAAAAGTCGGGTTATTTCGCTTCTTGACAAAAAAACATAAAGAAAAAGTACGTGAAGCTATTGGACAAGTCGGGATGGAAGAATTTATGAATGAAAACATCGGACAGTTATCGGGTGGACAGCAACAGAGAGTTTTCATTGCTAGGGCATTAGTCAGTGATCCGACTCTGCTCATTTTAGATGAGCCGACAGTAGGTGTAGATGCTAACTCAGTCGCTAACTTTTATACGATGTTGAAAGAGTTGAATGAAAAACGCCATATGACGCTCATCCTTGTTACCCATGATATCGGAGCTATGTCTGAGTATGTGACAGATGTGGCATGCCTAAATAAATGTCTTCATTTTCATGGAAACAAAAAGGTATTTGAAGAAAATAAAGAAGCGATGATAACTGCAATGTACGGGCATGAGGTGAACTTATTAGAACATAATCATGACCATACTCACCATGACCATGATCATGATCATGATGATGTAAGGAGTCAAGAGTTATGA
- a CDS encoding metal ABC transporter permease, giving the protein MLDLLHQLTFLERGIIAGLIVGFICPIIGAFLLVRRMTIISEGLSHITLTGIAVGIVLMQSPATNFINPLYTGVLFSLIGSLLVEKLRQIYRHFQELAIPIILSAGIGLSALLISISPSNNTEWFNYLFGSIVTVTLTDLLFIVVTGIVMISIVLLFYKELLSISFDQEFAITSGISVKKMNFLFSILIALVISMSMKVIGILLVGAMVTLPVAVSIQFAKSFRQVVFIGIIVGEISVIGGIIMSIYFNIATGGMIVVTGVIILIISVIIKRSITFLSFKSVN; this is encoded by the coding sequence ATGTTAGATTTACTCCACCAATTAACGTTTTTAGAGAGAGGAATTATTGCAGGACTAATAGTTGGTTTTATTTGTCCGATTATTGGTGCTTTTCTTCTAGTGAGGCGAATGACGATCATTTCCGAAGGGCTCTCACACATTACTTTAACAGGTATCGCAGTGGGAATAGTGCTGATGCAAAGTCCAGCCACAAATTTTATTAACCCTCTTTACACAGGGGTATTATTTTCGTTAATTGGGTCTCTTCTTGTAGAAAAACTCAGACAAATTTATCGCCATTTTCAGGAGTTGGCTATTCCGATTATTCTATCAGCTGGAATAGGGTTGAGTGCGCTCCTTATAAGTATTTCACCTAGTAATAATACTGAGTGGTTTAATTATTTATTCGGTAGTATTGTCACCGTAACCTTGACTGATTTACTGTTTATTGTCGTAACTGGTATTGTCATGATAAGCATTGTTTTGCTGTTTTACAAAGAATTATTATCCATCTCTTTTGACCAAGAGTTTGCAATTACATCAGGTATTTCAGTGAAGAAAATGAACTTTTTGTTTTCTATCTTAATCGCACTTGTCATTTCCATGTCAATGAAAGTAATTGGTATCCTGCTAGTCGGCGCCATGGTCACATTACCTGTTGCAGTTAGTATTCAATTTGCAAAAAGTTTTCGTCAAGTTGTGTTTATTGGTATTATAGTAGGAGAGATATCTGTCATTGGCGGCATTATCATGTCCATTTATTTTAACATTGCTACCGGAGGAATGATTGTTGTAACAGGCGTTATAATTTTAATCATTTCTGTTATTATTAAAAGAAGCATTACGTTTCTTAGTTTTAAATCGGTTAATTGA
- a CDS encoding NfeD family protein, with the protein MEFLDYAAFGFFVVFIATLFIFGEMMVRTKGLFGVIGVVIMAIYFSYHVTAGDSLWIVILYLIGLSLIIFDGKVTTDGTIASLGILLMVLGLAIPAPGLTYGALVSMAFLIAAPSSYLFTKVFPRRNMWDKMTLKDRLTSEHGYNSMNDSYKELVGKTGITKTPFRPTGTVEVDGKLYSATSDNQWIKEDETVKVLSVDGTRIVIVPKN; encoded by the coding sequence ATGGAATTTTTAGACTACGCTGCTTTTGGTTTTTTTGTTGTTTTTATCGCTACCCTCTTCATATTTGGTGAGATGATGGTACGCACTAAAGGATTGTTCGGTGTAATAGGTGTCGTCATTATGGCGATTTATTTTTCTTATCATGTAACCGCAGGAGACAGTTTGTGGATAGTCATACTTTATCTAATCGGTCTATCGTTAATCATCTTTGACGGGAAAGTAACGACAGATGGCACGATCGCCTCTTTGGGGATATTGTTGATGGTATTGGGGTTAGCAATTCCTGCTCCTGGATTAACGTATGGGGCACTTGTTTCAATGGCCTTCTTAATAGCTGCTCCTTCATCTTACCTATTCACAAAAGTTTTTCCACGTAGAAATATGTGGGATAAGATGACGCTGAAAGATAGATTGACATCAGAACATGGTTATAATTCGATGAATGACAGTTATAAAGAACTAGTTGGTAAAACTGGGATCACAAAAACACCTTTTAGACCTACGGGAACCGTAGAGGTTGACGGGAAACTCTACAGTGCAACGTCAGATAACCAATGGATTAAGGAAGATGAGACAGTGAAGGTTCTTTCAGTGGATGGTACACGTATCGTTATAGTACCTAAAAATTAA
- a CDS encoding DUF1189 domain-containing protein, whose protein sequence is MNIFKQFVKSLISPQTIASFRFQKIGKAILYVFFLMLIACIPLAFQIGSGLNALFNTVHKYVEELPSFYVEDGLLASDELNEPYISETDHGFIIIDPTGDLNPTDISDYDIAYALLERSAVIMVAGDPEVVGYQEIGVPFSSDELLSMVETVNNLFPLILSLIVLGVYLIGTGVKFIVIFLLSLVMLLMKSSMANQLSYKQCWILSVYTATLPTIIIVLFGTFNILGMPLLFILYWIIAIIIITYVLKSIPKPKDPITE, encoded by the coding sequence ATGAATATTTTCAAGCAATTCGTAAAAAGTTTAATCTCACCTCAAACCATCGCTAGTTTTCGTTTTCAAAAAATAGGAAAGGCCATTCTCTATGTTTTTTTTCTGATGCTTATCGCTTGTATTCCTTTAGCTTTTCAAATAGGTAGCGGTTTGAACGCCCTTTTTAATACAGTACATAAATATGTAGAAGAGCTGCCTTCATTTTATGTAGAAGATGGCCTTCTTGCCTCTGATGAGCTAAATGAGCCTTATATATCCGAAACAGACCATGGTTTCATCATCATCGACCCTACTGGTGATCTCAATCCAACGGACATTTCTGATTACGATATCGCCTATGCTTTACTGGAGAGAAGTGCTGTTATAATGGTTGCAGGAGACCCTGAAGTAGTAGGTTATCAAGAAATAGGTGTGCCATTTTCGTCGGATGAACTTCTTTCTATGGTAGAAACAGTTAATAACTTATTCCCATTAATACTTTCTTTAATCGTTTTGGGTGTATATTTAATAGGTACAGGTGTCAAGTTTATTGTTATTTTCCTTCTGTCACTTGTTATGCTACTTATGAAATCGAGTATGGCAAACCAATTATCTTATAAACAATGCTGGATCTTATCTGTATACACGGCAACCTTGCCAACGATTATAATAGTACTTTTTGGAACGTTCAATATCCTTGGTATGCCACTCTTATTTATTCTTTATTGGATTATAGCCATTATTATCATTACCTACGTTTTAAAAAGCATCCCAAAACCGAAAGACCCTATTACAGAATAA
- a CDS encoding helix-turn-helix domain-containing protein, which translates to MIGDMIRYRRKEKGLTLSELSRKTGVSKSYLSYLERNKKKNPSIEIVRRIFITLDLPLTPLFYQERTIDRSMTAMEERSV; encoded by the coding sequence ATGATTGGTGATATGATTCGCTATCGACGTAAGGAAAAAGGTCTTACATTATCTGAGCTTTCTAGAAAAACAGGCGTTTCGAAGTCATACTTAAGTTACTTAGAGCGGAATAAAAAGAAAAATCCATCCATTGAAATTGTTAGACGTATCTTTATTACATTAGATCTACCCTTAACACCCTTATTTTATCAAGAAAGAACGATTGACCGTTCTATGACGGCAATGGAAGAACGATCGGTCTAA
- a CDS encoding DUF4190 domain-containing protein: MTQKYNPNETKSCEVAPPHQKNENYREETAAEYAVNPGMYREPDDTVENNEQEQDTGAGKGVGALGIALSIVALFFLPLLFSIAGIILGAVAVKKDQKGIGYTAIVIGAFALIISMFFAPFVT, translated from the coding sequence ATGACGCAAAAATATAATCCAAATGAAACAAAGTCATGTGAAGTCGCACCGCCACATCAAAAAAATGAAAATTATCGTGAGGAAACAGCAGCAGAGTATGCAGTAAACCCTGGAATGTATAGGGAGCCAGATGACACAGTTGAAAATAATGAACAGGAACAAGATACTGGCGCAGGTAAAGGCGTTGGTGCATTAGGGATCGCCCTTTCAATCGTAGCACTTTTTTTCTTGCCGTTACTTTTTTCAATAGCAGGAATTATCTTAGGAGCTGTTGCGGTCAAGAAAGATCAAAAAGGGATAGGTTATACAGCAATTGTTATCGGGGCTTTTGCGTTAATTATTAGTATGTTTTTTGCACCATTTGTAACGTGA
- a CDS encoding DUF1002 domain-containing protein: MRTLYKTAVSTFAIWLLFISVAFADAAPGDEIVTLGDDLSPQQRETLLNEMNVNEDEVLIVTVTNEEEHQYLGDYISASVIGSNALSSSKITLLDQGEGVDVETNRITWVSEGMYANALITAGVKDANIYVTAPFNVSGTGALTGLIKAYEASTDEVIPEDQKQVANEELVKTAELSDEYGVEDATELMARIKEALAEENIETEEDLRALIQRIAGELGMTLTDEELNGLVSLFNRMKDLNIDWDQVQNQIGKIRENIGDFLNSEEGQGFIQSILDFISNLIDIVKGWFSS; the protein is encoded by the coding sequence ATGAGAACACTTTACAAGACAGCTGTTTCAACTTTTGCTATTTGGTTGTTGTTTATATCAGTCGCTTTTGCAGATGCGGCTCCTGGAGATGAAATTGTGACGCTTGGTGATGATTTGTCTCCACAGCAAAGGGAAACATTACTTAATGAAATGAATGTTAATGAAGATGAGGTACTTATAGTCACTGTAACAAATGAAGAAGAACATCAATACTTAGGTGATTATATAAGTGCTTCTGTTATTGGAAGTAATGCTTTATCTTCCTCGAAAATTACACTTTTAGATCAAGGTGAAGGGGTTGATGTGGAAACAAATCGTATTACTTGGGTTTCTGAAGGAATGTATGCTAATGCTTTAATTACTGCCGGTGTAAAAGATGCGAATATTTACGTTACAGCACCTTTTAATGTCTCAGGTACTGGTGCTTTAACTGGATTAATTAAAGCGTATGAAGCGTCCACTGATGAGGTAATTCCTGAGGATCAAAAACAAGTGGCAAATGAAGAATTAGTTAAAACAGCAGAGCTTAGTGATGAATACGGTGTAGAAGATGCAACTGAACTTATGGCTCGTATTAAAGAAGCACTTGCTGAGGAAAATATAGAGACAGAGGAAGATTTACGTGCTTTAATTCAACGAATTGCAGGAGAGTTAGGCATGACTCTAACTGATGAAGAATTAAATGGTTTAGTCTCATTATTTAATCGTATGAAAGATTTAAATATTGATTGGGACCAAGTGCAAAATCAAATTGGTAAAATACGTGAAAACATTGGTGATTTCTTAAATAGTGAAGAAGGTCAAGGATTCATACAATCTATTCTTGATTTTATCTCAAACCTAATTGATATCGTGAAAGGTTGGTTTAGTTCTTAA
- the sinI gene encoding DNA-binding anti-repressor SinI: MAIDEKQLKDWEVLLNQAKDMGLTVEEVREFFVKKKELKTI, encoded by the coding sequence ATGGCTATTGATGAAAAACAACTTAAAGATTGGGAAGTGCTTCTTAATCAAGCAAAGGACATGGGTTTGACAGTAGAAGAAGTGAGAGAGTTTTTTGTGAAGAAAAAAGAATTAAAAACAATATAA
- a CDS encoding MFS transporter, producing MARSVVVSTLGMLTFIMIIGNSMFVPVLPDMEIMWDVTSTQAGLILSVFSLSAAITIPLTGYLTGQFSKKTIATYAIAIVIVGCLVSALSGSVHVNYAYPMLLMGRVVQGIGAGIVAPLPFMITAELLERDDRVKVLAAIEVFNGIAKLVSPFAGMFTIQYGGSFLFIFYMGVCILAIVLLLLGIRTIKPTPLRTWKSYFTALKHIVFHRIKDVFPLIFIGGGAMCLLFGFLTYYSYELEWIYGQTGMTKAFLFTLPLIGLIIGSILTGNLVERYRKINLGNIFKGVTILLAICFFLLLLHETLWLLIIITTLIGGSSAAILVICNLLITENVLKEERDIIVSLYSMVRFIGVGLGPPLFTVLMYNEEAMFVSLFTVMVLLGIVCQFLLKCRLLPSHMPNK from the coding sequence ATGGCGCGATCTGTGGTAGTTAGCACATTAGGTATGTTAACGTTTATCATGATTATTGGTAATTCAATGTTTGTACCAGTTTTACCTGATATGGAGATAATGTGGGATGTAACTTCAACACAAGCTGGCCTCATTTTAAGTGTTTTTTCTTTATCGGCAGCCATTACGATACCTTTAACAGGGTACTTGACTGGACAATTCTCAAAAAAAACTATAGCGACATATGCGATTGCAATCGTGATCGTAGGTTGTTTAGTAAGCGCCTTGAGTGGTAGTGTACATGTCAATTACGCTTATCCAATGCTGCTAATGGGAAGAGTGGTGCAGGGGATAGGTGCTGGAATAGTGGCCCCTCTTCCATTTATGATAACTGCGGAATTGTTGGAAAGGGATGACAGGGTTAAAGTGCTAGCAGCTATAGAAGTTTTTAATGGTATAGCAAAATTAGTGAGTCCGTTCGCTGGTATGTTTACGATCCAATATGGAGGAAGTTTTTTATTTATTTTCTATATGGGTGTGTGTATTTTAGCAATAGTATTACTTTTATTAGGAATAAGAACGATAAAACCTACTCCTTTGCGGACTTGGAAGAGTTATTTTACAGCGCTAAAGCACATTGTTTTCCATCGTATTAAGGATGTATTTCCCTTGATTTTTATTGGTGGTGGAGCTATGTGTTTGCTATTTGGTTTTCTGACATATTATTCTTATGAGCTTGAATGGATTTACGGGCAAACTGGCATGACTAAGGCTTTTTTATTCACTTTACCATTGATAGGGCTCATAATAGGCTCAATTTTAACAGGTAATCTAGTAGAACGTTATCGTAAAATTAATCTTGGAAACATTTTTAAAGGGGTCACAATTCTTCTGGCAATATGCTTTTTTCTATTGTTATTACATGAAACATTGTGGTTACTTATTATCATAACAACATTGATAGGGGGAAGCTCAGCCGCCATTTTAGTAATATGTAACCTTCTTATAACTGAAAACGTCTTAAAAGAGGAGAGAGATATAATCGTGTCTTTATACAGTATGGTACGTTTCATAGGGGTGGGACTTGGTCCTCCATTATTTACGGTACTTATGTATAATGAAGAGGCTATGTTTGTTAGTTTGTTTACCGTCATGGTCTTATTGGGGATTGTCTGCCAATTTCTTTTAAAATGTCGGTTGCTGCCGAGTCATATGCCTAACAAGTGA
- a CDS encoding metal ABC transporter permease, translating to MISVFFQFDFLRYALFTGIIIGFLVPFLGVFLVVRRLSLMADALSHITLTGIAFSLLLSKHTPLFVGVNPVYMGMAFSITGSLLIERLRVAYDYYKELAIPIILSAGIGTGVVFISLADGFNNDLFNYLFGSVVMLTQQDFYVVLILTFIVTSCLILFYKEFFFLSFDEEQATISGLPKRMLHILFMVMVAVVIGISMQIVGILLVSALMTLPVAAAMRCAKGFKQMFIYAVIFGELSIITGLFTAFHFDLAPGGTIVMINVFILASVIVLTRKHVN from the coding sequence ATGATCAGCGTATTCTTTCAATTTGATTTTTTAAGATACGCTTTATTTACCGGGATTATTATTGGTTTTTTAGTTCCATTTCTAGGGGTTTTTCTTGTGGTTCGTCGCTTATCGCTAATGGCAGATGCTTTATCTCATATTACACTCACAGGTATTGCTTTTAGTTTATTATTAAGTAAGCATACACCGCTGTTTGTTGGGGTAAATCCTGTATATATGGGTATGGCTTTTTCAATTACTGGTTCACTTTTAATAGAACGTTTGAGAGTTGCTTACGACTATTACAAAGAGTTAGCTATTCCCATTATTCTTTCAGCAGGTATCGGTACAGGGGTTGTCTTTATTTCTCTTGCAGATGGTTTTAACAACGATCTTTTTAATTATCTATTTGGTAGTGTCGTCATGTTAACCCAACAAGATTTCTATGTTGTACTCATACTTACCTTTATTGTAACATCATGTCTTATCTTATTTTATAAAGAATTCTTTTTTTTGAGTTTTGATGAAGAGCAAGCTACCATTTCGGGGTTGCCGAAGCGTATGCTACATATCTTATTTATGGTAATGGTGGCTGTTGTTATTGGTATTTCCATGCAAATAGTTGGTATTTTACTCGTTTCAGCCCTTATGACATTACCTGTAGCAGCCGCAATGAGGTGCGCCAAAGGTTTTAAGCAAATGTTTATTTATGCTGTTATCTTTGGGGAGCTATCGATTATCACAGGCTTGTTTACTGCTTTCCACTTTGATTTGGCACCCGGAGGAACGATCGTTATGATAAATGTATTTATTTTAGCAAGTGTGATTGTTTTAACGCGTAAGCATGTAAATTAA
- a CDS encoding Fur family transcriptional regulator codes for MNVEKALEKLKEEGFKYTDKRMDMLQLFSDESRYLAAKDVLEALKDKYSGLSFDTIYRNLSLFSDLGILETTELAGEKKFRFSCSTDHHHHHLICLECGKTKHIHQCPMDSSSVTTEGFKVVGHKFEIYGYCDKCEAQTF; via the coding sequence ATGAATGTGGAAAAAGCACTAGAAAAGCTAAAAGAAGAAGGCTTTAAATATACAGATAAACGAATGGATATGTTACAACTATTTTCTGATGAAAGCCGTTATTTAGCGGCTAAAGATGTTCTTGAAGCATTAAAAGATAAATATAGTGGTTTGAGTTTTGATACTATTTATCGAAATTTATCGTTATTTTCTGATTTAGGCATTTTGGAAACTACAGAACTGGCAGGGGAAAAGAAATTTCGTTTTTCTTGCTCCACTGACCACCATCATCACCATTTAATTTGTCTTGAATGTGGTAAAACAAAGCATATCCATCAATGTCCTATGGATAGTTCATCTGTGACTACTGAAGGTTTCAAAGTAGTAGGACACAAATTTGAAATATACGGTTATTGTGATAAATGTGAAGCTCAGACCTTTTAA
- a CDS encoding Na/Pi cotransporter family protein — protein MFFGGLAIFLFGIKYMGDGLQKVAGDKLRDILDKFTSNPVMGVIAGIVVTVLLQTSTGTTVLAIGLVNAGFMTLRQSIGVIMGANIGTTITAFIIGLKISDYALPIIAVGTFLIFFLKNKKANNFGQVFFGFGALFYGLSLMGEGLYPLRELEAFAELTVSMSENPFLGVLIGTVFTVAVQSSSAAIGLLQQLFSQGALELDAALPVLFGDNIGTTITAILASLGASIAAKRAALTHVIFNVIGTILVLIIINPYIKMMAYLQEAFSLNAEMTIAVAHGIFNFSNVLIQLPFVAVLALVVTKLIPGKETLIEYKAQHLDPVLISQSSSIALGQAKKETLRMAELSRQGLEEASKFVSNKQKRHAELTYQFEDAVNNLDRKITDYLIKISTNSLTAEDSRLHSMLMDTVRDIERVGDHMENIIELAEYQVTNKVKMSELAMEDLKEMFTLTIETLQQAVKALEDDDILAARSVVLKEEQIDKMERQLRKKHIMRLNEGKCEASAGIVFVDMISNLERIGDHSVNIAEAIIEEE, from the coding sequence ATGTTTTTTGGCGGTTTAGCCATCTTTCTGTTTGGTATTAAATACATGGGAGACGGGTTGCAAAAAGTTGCTGGTGATAAACTTAGAGATATTTTAGATAAATTTACTAGCAACCCTGTTATGGGAGTTATAGCTGGTATTGTTGTGACCGTATTATTACAAACGAGCACGGGGACTACGGTTCTAGCTATTGGTTTAGTTAACGCTGGATTTATGACCTTAAGACAGTCTATAGGGGTCATTATGGGTGCCAATATTGGAACGACTATAACAGCTTTTATAATTGGTTTGAAAATTTCAGACTACGCTCTTCCTATCATAGCGGTTGGGACTTTTTTAATCTTTTTCTTGAAAAATAAAAAAGCGAATAACTTCGGTCAAGTTTTCTTTGGTTTTGGTGCGCTTTTCTATGGGTTAAGTTTAATGGGAGAGGGACTCTATCCACTAAGAGAACTTGAAGCTTTTGCTGAGTTAACAGTTAGTATGAGTGAAAACCCATTTTTAGGTGTATTAATAGGCACAGTATTTACAGTTGCGGTCCAAAGCTCGTCCGCAGCGATCGGTTTATTGCAGCAATTATTCTCACAAGGTGCTTTAGAACTAGATGCTGCGTTACCTGTGTTATTTGGTGACAACATTGGAACAACTATTACAGCTATTTTAGCCTCTCTTGGTGCATCGATTGCTGCCAAGCGTGCGGCCCTTACTCATGTTATTTTTAATGTCATAGGGACTATACTCGTGTTAATAATTATTAATCCTTATATAAAAATGATGGCCTATTTACAAGAAGCTTTTTCGTTAAATGCAGAGATGACGATAGCTGTGGCACATGGTATATTTAACTTCTCCAATGTCTTAATTCAGTTGCCTTTTGTTGCTGTTTTGGCGTTAGTTGTAACGAAGTTAATACCGGGGAAAGAAACCTTAATAGAATACAAGGCTCAGCATTTAGATCCTGTGCTTATCTCCCAGTCTTCATCCATTGCTTTAGGACAAGCTAAAAAGGAAACATTAAGAATGGCTGAACTATCAAGGCAAGGTCTTGAAGAAGCTTCGAAATTTGTAAGTAACAAACAAAAACGTCATGCAGAATTGACGTATCAATTTGAAGATGCCGTCAATAATCTTGATCGCAAAATTACAGACTACTTAATCAAAATTTCGACAAACTCATTGACAGCTGAGGATTCCAGATTACATTCTATGCTTATGGATACAGTCAGGGATATTGAGCGCGTTGGTGATCATATGGAAAATATAATTGAATTAGCTGAGTATCAAGTAACTAATAAAGTGAAAATGTCAGAGTTAGCAATGGAAGATTTAAAAGAAATGTTTACTCTTACTATAGAGACATTGCAACAGGCAGTGAAAGCTTTAGAAGATGATGATATTTTGGCGGCTCGTTCAGTTGTATTAAAGGAAGAACAAATAGACAAAATGGAGCGGCAACTGCGCAAAAAGCATATTATGCGGTTGAATGAAGGAAAGTGTGAAGCTTCGGCGGGAATTGTATTTGTCGATATGATTAGCAACCTTGAACGAATTGGAGACCATTCTGTAAACATCGCAGAAGCAATTATTGAAGAAGAGTAG
- the ispG gene encoding flavodoxin-dependent (E)-4-hydroxy-3-methylbut-2-enyl-diphosphate synthase has product MTQITHRKNTRPVKVGPITIGGSDEVIIQSMTMSKTHDVDATVAEINRLEEAGCQIVRVACPHMKDAEAIPEIKKRINIPLVVDIHFDYKLALKAIEGGADKIRINPGNIGRKEKVEAVVNAAKEKGIPIRIGVNAGSLESRILKKYGYPTADGMVESALHHIKILEDLDFHDIIVSMKASDVTLAVEAYEKAAQTFDYPLHLGITESGTLFAGTIKSSAGLGILLGKGIGNTVRISLSADPVEEVKVAKELLKTFGLAANAATLISCPTCGRIEIDLISIANEVEEYIQKIKAPIKVSVLGCAVNGPGEAKEADIGIAGARGEGLLFRKGKTIRKVPEEIMVEELKKEIDLLAKEHEEKQKKEQEKV; this is encoded by the coding sequence GTGACCCAAATAACACATCGAAAAAATACACGGCCTGTCAAAGTAGGTCCGATAACAATCGGAGGTAGTGATGAGGTCATTATACAAAGTATGACCATGTCCAAAACTCATGATGTAGACGCAACTGTTGCTGAAATAAATCGGCTTGAGGAAGCCGGATGCCAAATAGTTCGCGTAGCATGCCCTCATATGAAAGACGCTGAGGCTATCCCAGAAATTAAAAAGCGAATCAACATTCCTTTAGTCGTAGATATTCATTTTGACTATAAGCTTGCATTAAAAGCGATTGAAGGCGGCGCTGACAAAATTAGAATTAATCCTGGGAATATTGGTCGTAAAGAAAAAGTAGAAGCAGTCGTAAATGCAGCGAAAGAAAAAGGGATTCCTATCCGAATTGGTGTAAATGCTGGTTCATTAGAAAGCCGCATTTTAAAAAAATATGGTTATCCAACAGCCGATGGTATGGTTGAAAGTGCCCTCCACCACATAAAGATTCTAGAAGATCTTGATTTTCATGATATTATTGTCTCAATGAAGGCATCAGATGTCACATTAGCAGTAGAAGCTTATGAAAAAGCTGCTCAAACATTTGACTACCCCCTCCATTTAGGGATTACAGAATCGGGTACCCTTTTTGCTGGCACGATAAAAAGCTCTGCAGGTCTTGGTATTCTTCTTGGTAAAGGAATTGGAAATACAGTTCGTATATCTTTAAGCGCAGATCCTGTTGAAGAGGTTAAAGTAGCAAAAGAGCTCCTTAAAACCTTTGGACTTGCTGCTAATGCAGCGACACTTATTTCTTGTCCAACTTGTGGAAGAATTGAAATCGATTTAATCAGTATTGCAAATGAAGTGGAAGAATATATTCAGAAAATCAAAGCGCCGATTAAGGTCTCTGTCTTAGGTTGTGCAGTTAACGGACCTGGAGAAGCAAAAGAAGCTGATATTGGGATTGCAGGTGCACGAGGAGAAGGCTTACTTTTCAGAAAAGGAAAAACAATTCGTAAAGTACCGGAAGAAATAATGGTTGAAGAGCTTAAAAAGGAAATTGATTTGTTAGCGAAAGAACATGAAGAAAAACAGAAAAAAGAACAAGAGAAGGTATAG